A window of Ciconia boyciana chromosome 27, ASM3463844v1, whole genome shotgun sequence contains these coding sequences:
- the SPRYD3 gene encoding SPRY domain-containing protein 3 — MDDLNLHYRFLNWRRRIREIREVRAVRYQERAKHILVDGDTLSYHGNSGEVGCYVAPRPLTRDNNYFEVSIVDSGVRGTIAVGLVPQYYSLDHQPGWLPDSVAYHADDGKLYSGRAKGRQFGTKCSSGDRIGCGIELVSFEVQTAQVFFTKNGKRVGSTVMPLSPEGLFPAVGMHSLGEEVRLHLHAELGTEEDDSAMMVDSYEEEWGRLHDVKVCGTLLEYVGKGKSIVDVGLAQARRPLSTRSHYFEVEIVDPGEKCYIALGLARKDYPKNRHPGWSRGSVAYHADGGKIFHGSGVGDPFGPRCYKGDIMGCGIMFPRDYILDSEGDSDDPCDTAEVKPKPVRNVMYLHQEEEEEEEEEEEEDDGEEMEQEHEGKKVVVFFTRNGKIIGKKEAVVPPGGYFPTVGVLSSGGKVKVDLHPLSG; from the exons ATGGATGACCTGAACCTGCACTACAGGTTCCTCAACTGGCGCCGGCGCATCCGGGAGATCCGGGAGGTCCGGGCCGTCCGCTACCAGGAGCGCGCCAAGCACATCCTGGTGGACGGCGACACGCTCAG ttaTCACGGGAACTCCGGCGAGGTCGGCTGCTACGTGGCACCGCGGCCGCTCACCAGGGACAACAACTACTTCGAG GTGTCCATCGTGGACAGCGGGGTGCGGGGGACCATCGCCGTCGGCCTGGTGCCGCAGTACTACAGCCTGGACCACCAGCCCGGCTGGCTGCCCGACTCCGTGGCGTACCATGCCGATGACGGGAA gCTGTACAGCGGCCGAGCCAAGGGCCGGCAATTCGGCACCAAGTGCAGCTCGGGCGACCGCATCGGCTGCGGCATCGAGCTGGTCTCCTTCGAGGTGCAGACGGCCCAGGTCTTCTTCACCAAAAACGGGAAGAGG GTGGGCTCCACCGTCATGCCGCTGTCCCCCGAGGGGCTCTTCCCGGCGGTGGGGATGCACTCGCTGGGGGAGGAGGTACGGCTGCACCTCCACGCCGAGCTGGGGACGGAGGAGGACGACAGCGCCATGATGGTGGACAGCTACGAGGAGGAGTGGGGGCGGCTGCACGACGTCAAGGTCTGCGGCACG ctgctggagTACGTGGGCAAGGGGAAGAGCATCGTGGACGTGGGGCTGGCGCAGGCGCGCCGCCCCCTCAGCACCCGCAGCCATTACTTCGAGGTGGAGATCGTGGACCCGGGGGAGAAGTGCTACATCGCCCTGGGGCTGGCCCGCAAG gaTTACCCAAAAAACCGCCATCccggctggagcaggggctcgGTGGCGTATCATG ccgatGGCGGGAAGATCTTCCACGGCAGCGGGGTGGGGGACCCCTTCGGCCCCCGCTGCTACAAGGGTGACATTATGGGCTGCGGCATCATGTTCCCCCGCGACTACATCCTGGACAGCGAAG GTGACAGCGACGACCCCTGCGACACGGCGGAGGTGAAGCCCAAACCCGTCCGGAACGTGATGTACCTgcaccaggaggaggaggaggaggaggaggaggaggaggaggaagacgaCGGCGAGGAGATGGAGCAGGAGCACGAGGGCAAGAAGGTGGTG GTGTTCTTCACCCGCAACGGGAAGATCATCGGGAAGAAGGAGGCGGTGGTGCCCCCCGGGGGGTACTTCCCCACCGTGGGGGTGCTCAGCAGCGGCGGGAAGGTCAAGGTCGACCTGCACCCCCTCAGCGGTtag